One Chanodichthys erythropterus isolate Z2021 chromosome 22, ASM2448905v1, whole genome shotgun sequence DNA window includes the following coding sequences:
- the LOC137013200 gene encoding zinc finger protein ZFP2-like: protein MEFKEELCRIKDEDTEEQTDKWHFTNEVENISQTEMNFTQKQRGKTGVERPFTCSECGKSYIYKPHLNQHMKVHTGERLYTCTQCGKSFIQKGGLNAHMRIHTGEKPFTCTRCGRNFRCKGFLKDHLSCHSGVRSFSCDQCDKTFVLESSLRKHLKIHTSVKPHFCSLCGKSFTQLKYLKLHESIHTSVRPYILHICFDCGNTFTSSSHLKRHQRIHTGEKPYKCSHCGKSFARSGTLKIHERVHTEEKPHQ, encoded by the exons ATGGAGTTTAAGGAAGAACTCTGCAGAATAAAAGATGAAGATACAGAAGAACAAACAG ACAAATGGCATTTTACAAATGAAGTTGAAAACATTTCACAGACTGAAATgaatttcacacaaaaacaaagaggaaaaactgGAGTTGAAAGACCTTTCACCTGCtctgagtgtggaaagagttacaTATATAAACCACACTTAAATCAACACATgaaagttcacactggagaaaggCTTTATACATGCactcaatgtggaaagagttttattcagaaaggaggCCTAAATgcacacatgagaattcacactggagaaaaaccgttCACATGCACTCGGTGTGGAAGGAATTTCAGGTGCAAAGGTTTTctcaaagatcatctgagctgtcACTCTGGAGTAAGATCATTCAGCTGTGATCAGTGTGATAAAACATTTGTTCTGGAATCAAGCTTAAGAAAACACCTTAAAATTCATACTTCTGTGAAGCCTCACTTTTGTTCTttatgtggaaagagttttacacAACTGAAGTATTTAAAATTGCATGAGAGTATTCATACCAGTGTGAGACCTTATAT ACTTCATATATGCTTTGACTGTGGGAACACCTTCACTTCATCCAGCCACTTAAAAAGACACcagagaattcatactggagagaaaccgtacAAGTGCTCACACTGTGGAAAAAGTTTTGCTCGGTCAGGAACCTTGAAAATTCACGAGAGAGTTCATACTGAAGAAAAGCCACACCAGTGA